The proteins below come from a single Pseudochaenichthys georgianus chromosome 14, fPseGeo1.2, whole genome shotgun sequence genomic window:
- the scaf4a gene encoding SR-related and CTD-associated factor 4 isoform X2, with translation MDAVNAFNHELFSLIDTKPPISRAKMISITKSAIKAMKLYKHVVQIVEKFIKKCKTEYKIAGLYVVDSIVRQSRHQFGSDKDVFGPRFTKNITGTFENLCLCPEGDRSKIIRVLNLWQKNGVFKIEIIQPLLDMAAGSCSAAALLAGSDDPGFSPSPAKEPVTAVTANSTMTSTSQLQNSDAFAAVAQLFQSTQGQQLQQMLQTFQQQPAKPETNTSVHTIQTQAQHITAGLGMAPLQPPQPTQTAQQKAAFDKKLLDRFDYDDEPDFGEEAKKDEMSTQPSFMQNPPGFPQHMEHFKPPMLNMLQDVSQQVPLPPNGQLQAYGLPSAQSFPGMVPHMGHALPGQSPPGSAGPPGFPGGYPPHNAAHKPEVSMDLDRSSSRDGRHGRRSHSGSRSPKRRRSRSNSRTRRSRHRRSRSRDRRHHSPRARSQDHKERDKERERRQKGLPPPKGETLSICSTTLWVGQLDKRTQQQDVACLLEEFGQIDSINMIPPRGCAYIVMTHRQDAFKALQKLSRGSHKVNQKTIKIAWALNKGIKADFKQYWDVELGVTYIPWSKIREAQLEELKEGGILDSDTLSPEWSEARKTIGIQEEVTHNGRSEPQPPQETQVLPVAAVPHAQVPPMQQPVVGVGSLQPPGFSGPLGMPPHSFPPGVPPPHFIRPGFNPMQMPPGFHPPGAMPHHGLPPHSKGGVEDPSMDPAGLGNRNSDEFPDGHNIFNNQMGPMGGPPGVLPGINQPPSGGLLGARPGIMPLQRPPVPTPPHMQRFPPPHGQRPPHPNMPHMLPQMMPRGPHPQMMHPDAPPLKGGFGMLLPPNMRPPFPPHGHGLPPHGPPPHGPPPFVRPGGPRGMEGPEEMDGRQFRGDRPGFRDREPERDWDRDRERERDRGFGGGRRPFGDGGRGGGGGGGGGGGGGGGDRMEGRDRLGGWQEDGADQRGGGGWERDRDRDRDRDRDRDRRDWREKRKSLDGDREPGRGEDGEKERGRAEGGDRGRVERGRGAEGKEGDRPRRRERTSRWDKDDRLADLENMDKQRNSNSTEEPSETPVVTVETSKEPSVAASEKKAESELVSPSSEETKAAAEPVPLEPSPPAPSEPTEAAEEAAS, from the exons ATGGATGCCGTCAACGCCTTTAACCATGAG TTATTCTCATTGATTGACACCAAGCCCCCAATCTCTCGGGCAAAGATGATCTCCATCACAAAATCGGCCATCAAAGCTATGAAG CTCTACAAACATGTGGTCCAAATTGTGGAAAAGTTCATCAAAAAG TGTAAGACTGAGTACAAGATAGCGGGGCTTTATGTGGTGGATTCCATTGTTAGACAGTCCAGACACCAGTTTGGATCAGACAAGGACGTGTTTGGCCCAAGGTTCACCAAAAACATAACGGGAACCTTTGAGAACCTCTGCCTATGCCCAGAAGGGGACAGG agTAAAATCATACGGGTGTTGAACCTGTGGCAGAAAAATGGAGTGTTCAAGATTGAGATTATTCAGCCTCTCCTGGACATGGCAGCTGGCTCTTGCAGTGCTGCTGCACTCTTAGCAGGCTCCGATGACCCAG GTTTTTCCCCATCTCCAGCCAAAGAGCCAGTTACTGCGGTAACGGCAAACTCCACCATGACATCCACTTCTCAGCTGCAAAACTCTGACGCCTTTGCTGCCGTGGCGCAGCTCTTCCAGTCCACACAGGGTCAGCAG CTTCAACAGATGCTCCAGACCTTCCAGCAGCAGCCAGCGAAGCCTGAAACAAACACGTCTGTCCATACCATTCAAAcgcaggcccaacacatcaccGCTGGCCTGGGCATGGCCCCCCTGCAACCCCCGCAGCCCACCCAAACCGCCCAGCAGAAGGCAGCCTTTGACAAG AAATTGCTGGACCGCTTTGACTATGACGATGAGCCAGACTTTGGAGAAGAGGCGAAGAAGGATGAAATGTCAACACAGCCCTCCTT CATGCAGAACCCTCCAGGCTTCCCACAGCACAtggagcactttaaacctccgaTGCTCAACATGTTGCAAGACGTCTCACAACAG GTTCCTCTCCCTCCGAATGGCCAGCTCCAGGCCTACGGGTTACCGTCAGCGCAAAGCTTCCCAGGTATGGTGCCTCATATGGGGCATGCTTTGCCAGGGCAGTCCCCCCCTGGTTCTGCTGGGCCTCCAGGCTTCCCCGGGGGATACCCTCCCCACAATGCTGCCCATAAACCG GAAGTGTCAATGGATTTGGACCGTTCATCTTCAAGGGATGGCAGACATGGTCGACGGTCACACTCAGGCTCCAG gtctCCAAAGCGGAGGAGGTCACGGTCTAATTCCCGTACACGGAGATCCAGGCACAGACGCTCGCGCTCCAGAGACCGGCGTCACCACTCCCCCCGCGCTCGCTCGCAGGACCACAAGGAGAGAGATAAGGAGAGAGAGCGACGGCAGAAAGGCCTCCCGCCACCCAAGGGCGAGACACTAAGCA TTTGCAGTACAACTCTGTGGGTGGGCCAGTTGGACAAGAGAACACAACAGCAAGATGTTGCCTGTTTACTGGAGGAGTTTGGGCAGATAGACTCCATCAAT ATGATCCCTCCACGTGGCTGCGCCTATATTGTTATGACACATCGACAAGATGCCTTCAAGGCTCTGCAGAAGCTGAGCAGAGGATCTCATAAAGTGAACCAGAAAACCATCAAG ATTGCTTGGGCTTTAAACAAGGGCATAAAGGCGGATTTCAAACAGTACTGGGACGTGGAGCTGGGCGTCACCTACATACCGTGGTCTAAGATCAGAGAGGCTCAGTTGGAGGAGCTAAAAGAAGGAGGAATTCTGGATTCGGACACCTTATCACCAG AGTGGAGTGAAGCGAGGAAAACCATTGGCATCCAGGAGGAAGTCACACACAACGGCCGTTCAGAGCCACAGCCGCCTCAGGAAACGCAAGTTCTACCTGTGGCTGCTGTGCCTCATGCTcag GTTCCTCCAATGCAGCAGCCGGTGGTTGGTGTGGGTTCCCTCCAGCCTCCAGGTTTTTCTGGGCCCTTAGGCATGCCTCCCCATTCCTTCCCTCCAGGCGTCCCCCCGCCTCACTTCATCCGACCTGGCTTCAACCCCATGCAGATGCCTCCAG GTTTCCACCCCCCAGGTGCCATGCCTCATCATGGTCTTCCACCTCACTCCAAAGGCGGAGTTGAAGACCCCTCTATGGACCCAGCAGGTCTGGGCAACAGGAACAGCGACGAATTCCCGGATGGTCACAACATCTTCAACAACCAGATGGGACCTATGG GTGGACCTCCAGGGGTTCTTCCAGGAATCAACCAACCCCCTTCTGGTGGTCTGCTCGGCGCGCGGCCCGGTATAATGCCACTACAGCGTCCGCCGGTTCCCACTCCACCACACATGCAGCGGTTCCCTCCACCCCACGGCCAGCGACCCCCTCACCCCAACATGCCACATATGCTCCCACAGATGATGCCTAGAGGTCCACACCCTCAAATGATGCACCCTGACGCCCCTCCCCTTAAAGGTGGCTTTGGGATGCTTCTTCCCCCCAATATGAGGCCCCCTTTCCCTCCACACGGGCACGGCCTTCCTCCTCACGGCCCTCCTCCTCATGGTCCTCCTCCTTTCGTTAGACCAGGAGGACCTCGTGGCATGGAGGGGCCGGAAGAAATGGATGGGAGACAATTCAGGGGGGACAGGCCTGGATTCAGGGACAGAGAGCCAGAGAGGGACTGGGAtcgggacagagagagagagagggatcgAGGTTTTGGAGGGGGAAGGCGTCCCTTTGGTgacggagggagaggaggaggaggaggaggaggaggaggaggaggaggaggaggaggagatagaATGGAAGGAAGGGACCGGCTCGGAGGCTGGCAGGAAGACGGAGCAGATCAGCGAGGAGGAGGGGGGTGGGAGAGGGACAGGGACAGAGATCGTGATAGAGACCGCGATCGAGACAGACGGGACTGGAGGGAGAAGCGGAAAAGCCTGGATGGAGACAGGGAGCCAGGGAGGGGGGAAGATGGGGAGAAGGAACGAGGGAGGGCGGAGGGAGGAGACAGAGGGAGGGTAGAAAGAGGGAGAGGAGCTGAAGGAAAAGAAGGGGACAGGCCGAGGCGGCGGGAGAGGACCTCCCGGTGGGACAAGGACGACCGATTGGCCGACCTGGAAAACATGGATAAACAAAGGAACTCTAACAGCACAGAGGAACCTTCTGAGACTCCTGTGGTTACCGTGGAGACCAGTAAAGAACCGAGTGTTGCCGCTTCTGAAAAAAAGGCCGAATCTGAACTTGTATCTCCGTCCTCAGAGGAAACGAAGGCTGCAGCGGAGCCGGTTCCCCTCGAGCCCTCACCTCCGGCTCCCAGTGAGCCCACAGAAGCGGCAGAGGAAGCTGCATCATAG
- the hunk gene encoding hormonally up-regulated neu tumor-associated kinase homolog A — MPVADGAMVVDNSHGVYEGKTPNSAGNENILPASCSPAAEILKNFYHTKRVGNYLIGRKLGEGSFAKVREGLHAMTGEKVAVKVIDKRKAKKDSYVTKNLRREGHIQQMIRHPNITQLLDILETENSYYLVMELCPGGNLMNLIYDKKRLDERETQKYIRQLVLAVEHLHRAGVVHRDLKIENLLLDEQDNIKLIDFGLSNCAGILGYSDPFSTQCGSPAYAAPELLSRKKYGPKVDVWSIGVNMYAMLTGNLPFTVEPFSLRALHQKMVDKEMNPLPPSLCTAAICLLKKLLEPDPNKRPNIHQVMADSWLQLANKNTGTPYLNRIHIEEINHTVLLHMTEKMNYKHSEVLSAVLTNRACHTLAVYFLLNKKMKRLSKKYREMQFQEKKKGEKQKNEYFQTQWRKHVDKLTIPPKQTPVYLAVAKGQSKEKKHRTGILRALTGGHRNSPLAPPGTVASSSMEYLEIQPLFSNTPKQRRRLATLPQVNTSPEHNIPAPPAPSPIGMHSFGSLSKAEQIEDTPSSPWYKLTNGTLSPPRHVSAFQPDSSYLKKATIPSPPVLIVNPQPKKSISSDWGASSDTSGSPPSTIGSPPGSSAFSPPKSAFSALNPTSAFSPPSNNSSSSDPDSPTHRSKFPSMGIGQILKKKVQLQPFSFRPEQVVEEVVSPPPYPMQTLLCASGALKTLC, encoded by the exons ATGCCGGTTGCAGACGGCGCCATGGTAGTAGACAACAGCCACGGGGTATATGAGGGAAAGACCCCAAATAGTGCCGGGAATGAGAACATCCTCCCGGCCTCATGCAGTCCTGCGGCGGAGATCCTGAAGAACTTCTATCACACCAAACGGGTCGGGAACTATCTGATCGGGAGGAAGCTGGGAGAAGGGTCCTTCGCCAAAGTGAGAGAAGGTCTCCATGCCATGACTGGGGAAAAG GTGGCGGTGAAGGTGATTGACAAACGGAAGGCCAAGAAGGACTCATATGTGACCAAGAACCTGCGGAGGGAGGGCCACATCCAGCAGATGATCCGTCACCCCAACATCACGCAGCTGCTGGACATCCTGGAGACGGAGAACAGCTACTACCTGGTGATGGAGCTGTGTCCCGGCGGGAACCTCATGAACCTCATCTATGATAAGAAGCGCCTGGATGAGAGGGAGACTCAGAAATACATCCGTCAGTTGGTGCTGGCCGTTGAGCACCTGCACAGGGCGGGTGTAGTGCACAG GGATCTGAAGATAGAAAACCTCCTGTTGGATGAGCAGGACAACATAAAGCTCATAG ATTTTGGCCTCAGTAACTGCGCAGGCATCCTGGGATACTCAGACCCCTTCAGCACGCAGTGTGGAAGTCCCGCCTACGCCGCCCCCGAGCTGCTCTCCAGGAAGAAGTACGGGCCCAAAGTGGATGTCTGGTCCAT TGGTGTGAACATGTACGCCATGCTGACTGGGAATCTGCCGTTCACCGTGGAGCCCTTCAGTCTCCGAGCCCTGCACCAGAAGATGGTGGACAAGGAGATGAACCCTCTACCTCCCTCACTTTGCACAG CTGCCATCTGTCTTCTGAAGAAGCTTCTTGAACCAGATCCAAACAAGCGTCCCAACATCCATCAAGTGATGGCAGATTCCTGGCTACAGCTGGCCAACAAGAACACAGGCACACCGTACCTCAACAG GATCCACATCGAAGAGATAAACCACACAGTGTTGCTACATATGACGGAGAAGATGAACTACAAACACAGTGAGGTTCTGAGTGCCGTCCTCACCAACCGCGCCTGCCACACTCTGGCTGTCTACTTCCTCCTCAACAAGAAAATGAAGAGACTCTCTAAAAAATACAGG GAGATGCAGTTCCAAGAAAAGAAGAAAGGAGAAAAGCAGAAAAACGAATACTTCCAGACCCAGTGGAGGAAACACGTCGACAAGCTCACCATCCCCCCCAAGCAGACGCCTGTTTACCTGGCTGTCGCCAAGGGGCAAAGCAAGGAGAAAAAACACCGAACAG GTATATTGCGTGCCTTAACTGGTGGCCATCGTAATTCACCTCTGGCCCCACCCGGAACAGTCGCCTCTTCCTCCATGGAATATCTCGAGATCCAACCTCTCTTTTCCAACACCCCTAAGCAACGGAGGCGCTTGGCCACCCTCCCACAAGTCAATACGAGCCCCGAACACAACATCCCCGCCCCGCCGGCACCGTCACCGATCGGCATGCATTCCTTTGGCTCGCTCTCCAAAGCCGAGCAAATTGAAGACACCCCCAGCTCGCCCTGGTACAAGCTGACCAACGGGACCCTCTCCCCGCCCCGCCACGTCTCTGCCTTCCAGCCCGACTCCTCCTACTTGAAGAAGGCCACGATCCCGAGTCCTCCCGTCCTAATTGTCAACCCACAGCCCAAGAAGAGCATCTCGTCAGATTGGGGCGCATCTTCCGACACCAGCGGCAGCCCGCCCAGCACCATAGGGAGCCCCCCAGGGAGCTCGGCATTCAGCCCTCCGAAGTCCGCCTTCAGTGCCCTCAACCCCACCTCAGCATTCAGCCCTCCgtccaacaacagcagcagcagcgatcCAGACAGCCCGACGCACCGCAGCAAGTTCCCCTCCATGGGAATCGGACAGATCCTAAAGAAGAAAGTCCAACTGCAGCCGTTCTCCTTCCGGCCAGAACAAGTGGTTGAGGAAGTGGTGTCCCCCCCTCCTTACCCCATGCAGACTCTCCTCTGTGCTTCAGGTGCACTTAAGACCCTTTGCTGA
- the sod1 gene encoding superoxide dismutase [Cu-Zn], whose protein sequence is MVIKAVCVLKGAGEASGTVFFEQENDSSPVKLTGEIKGLTPGEHGFHVHAFGDNTNGCISAGPHFNPHNKTHAGPTDENRHVGDLGNVTAAADNVAKLDITDKMITLAGQYSIIGRTMVIHEKADDLGKGGNDESLKTGNAGGRLACGVIGIAQETLCQHMQH, encoded by the exons ATGGTTATAAAagcggtgtgtgtgttgaaAGGAGCTGGAGAGGCTAGCGGGACTGTCTTCTTCGAGCAGGAG AATGATTCATCCCCTGTGAAGCTGACTGGAGAAATCAAAGGCCTTACTCCTGGTGAACATGGTTTCCATGTCCATGCTTTTGGAGACAATACAAACG GGTGCATCAGTGCAGGCCCTCACTTCAATCCCCACAACAAGACTCATGCCGGTCCTACTGATGAAAATAG GCATGTTGGAGACCTGGGGAATGTGACTGCTGCAGCTGATAATGTTGCAAAGCTCGACATCACGGACAAGATGATCACCCTTGCTGGCCAATACTCTATTATTGGCAGAACCATGGTG ATCCATGAGAAGGCCGACGACCTGGGAAAAGGAGGCAATGATGAGAGTCTAAAGACAGGCAATGCTGGTGGACGTCTGGCCTGTGGAGTCATCGGCATCGCCCAGGAAACACTTTGCCAACACATGCAGCACTGA
- the scaf4a gene encoding SR-related and CTD-associated factor 4 isoform X1, which produces MDAVNAFNHELFSLIDTKPPISRAKMISITKSAIKAMKLYKHVVQIVEKFIKKCKTEYKIAGLYVVDSIVRQSRHQFGSDKDVFGPRFTKNITGTFENLCLCPEGDRSKIIRVLNLWQKNGVFKIEIIQPLLDMAAGSCSAAALLAGSDDPGFSPSPAKEPVTAVTANSTMTSTSQLQNSDAFAAVAQLFQSTQGQQVSLQQMLQTFQQQPAKPETNTSVHTIQTQAQHITAGLGMAPLQPPQPTQTAQQKAAFDKKLLDRFDYDDEPDFGEEAKKDEMSTQPSFMQNPPGFPQHMEHFKPPMLNMLQDVSQQVPLPPNGQLQAYGLPSAQSFPGMVPHMGHALPGQSPPGSAGPPGFPGGYPPHNAAHKPEVSMDLDRSSSRDGRHGRRSHSGSRSPKRRRSRSNSRTRRSRHRRSRSRDRRHHSPRARSQDHKERDKERERRQKGLPPPKGETLSICSTTLWVGQLDKRTQQQDVACLLEEFGQIDSINMIPPRGCAYIVMTHRQDAFKALQKLSRGSHKVNQKTIKIAWALNKGIKADFKQYWDVELGVTYIPWSKIREAQLEELKEGGILDSDTLSPEWSEARKTIGIQEEVTHNGRSEPQPPQETQVLPVAAVPHAQVPPMQQPVVGVGSLQPPGFSGPLGMPPHSFPPGVPPPHFIRPGFNPMQMPPGFHPPGAMPHHGLPPHSKGGVEDPSMDPAGLGNRNSDEFPDGHNIFNNQMGPMGGPPGVLPGINQPPSGGLLGARPGIMPLQRPPVPTPPHMQRFPPPHGQRPPHPNMPHMLPQMMPRGPHPQMMHPDAPPLKGGFGMLLPPNMRPPFPPHGHGLPPHGPPPHGPPPFVRPGGPRGMEGPEEMDGRQFRGDRPGFRDREPERDWDRDRERERDRGFGGGRRPFGDGGRGGGGGGGGGGGGGGGDRMEGRDRLGGWQEDGADQRGGGGWERDRDRDRDRDRDRDRRDWREKRKSLDGDREPGRGEDGEKERGRAEGGDRGRVERGRGAEGKEGDRPRRRERTSRWDKDDRLADLENMDKQRNSNSTEEPSETPVVTVETSKEPSVAASEKKAESELVSPSSEETKAAAEPVPLEPSPPAPSEPTEAAEEAAS; this is translated from the exons ATGGATGCCGTCAACGCCTTTAACCATGAG TTATTCTCATTGATTGACACCAAGCCCCCAATCTCTCGGGCAAAGATGATCTCCATCACAAAATCGGCCATCAAAGCTATGAAG CTCTACAAACATGTGGTCCAAATTGTGGAAAAGTTCATCAAAAAG TGTAAGACTGAGTACAAGATAGCGGGGCTTTATGTGGTGGATTCCATTGTTAGACAGTCCAGACACCAGTTTGGATCAGACAAGGACGTGTTTGGCCCAAGGTTCACCAAAAACATAACGGGAACCTTTGAGAACCTCTGCCTATGCCCAGAAGGGGACAGG agTAAAATCATACGGGTGTTGAACCTGTGGCAGAAAAATGGAGTGTTCAAGATTGAGATTATTCAGCCTCTCCTGGACATGGCAGCTGGCTCTTGCAGTGCTGCTGCACTCTTAGCAGGCTCCGATGACCCAG GTTTTTCCCCATCTCCAGCCAAAGAGCCAGTTACTGCGGTAACGGCAAACTCCACCATGACATCCACTTCTCAGCTGCAAAACTCTGACGCCTTTGCTGCCGTGGCGCAGCTCTTCCAGTCCACACAGGGTCAGCAGGTGAGT CTTCAACAGATGCTCCAGACCTTCCAGCAGCAGCCAGCGAAGCCTGAAACAAACACGTCTGTCCATACCATTCAAAcgcaggcccaacacatcaccGCTGGCCTGGGCATGGCCCCCCTGCAACCCCCGCAGCCCACCCAAACCGCCCAGCAGAAGGCAGCCTTTGACAAG AAATTGCTGGACCGCTTTGACTATGACGATGAGCCAGACTTTGGAGAAGAGGCGAAGAAGGATGAAATGTCAACACAGCCCTCCTT CATGCAGAACCCTCCAGGCTTCCCACAGCACAtggagcactttaaacctccgaTGCTCAACATGTTGCAAGACGTCTCACAACAG GTTCCTCTCCCTCCGAATGGCCAGCTCCAGGCCTACGGGTTACCGTCAGCGCAAAGCTTCCCAGGTATGGTGCCTCATATGGGGCATGCTTTGCCAGGGCAGTCCCCCCCTGGTTCTGCTGGGCCTCCAGGCTTCCCCGGGGGATACCCTCCCCACAATGCTGCCCATAAACCG GAAGTGTCAATGGATTTGGACCGTTCATCTTCAAGGGATGGCAGACATGGTCGACGGTCACACTCAGGCTCCAG gtctCCAAAGCGGAGGAGGTCACGGTCTAATTCCCGTACACGGAGATCCAGGCACAGACGCTCGCGCTCCAGAGACCGGCGTCACCACTCCCCCCGCGCTCGCTCGCAGGACCACAAGGAGAGAGATAAGGAGAGAGAGCGACGGCAGAAAGGCCTCCCGCCACCCAAGGGCGAGACACTAAGCA TTTGCAGTACAACTCTGTGGGTGGGCCAGTTGGACAAGAGAACACAACAGCAAGATGTTGCCTGTTTACTGGAGGAGTTTGGGCAGATAGACTCCATCAAT ATGATCCCTCCACGTGGCTGCGCCTATATTGTTATGACACATCGACAAGATGCCTTCAAGGCTCTGCAGAAGCTGAGCAGAGGATCTCATAAAGTGAACCAGAAAACCATCAAG ATTGCTTGGGCTTTAAACAAGGGCATAAAGGCGGATTTCAAACAGTACTGGGACGTGGAGCTGGGCGTCACCTACATACCGTGGTCTAAGATCAGAGAGGCTCAGTTGGAGGAGCTAAAAGAAGGAGGAATTCTGGATTCGGACACCTTATCACCAG AGTGGAGTGAAGCGAGGAAAACCATTGGCATCCAGGAGGAAGTCACACACAACGGCCGTTCAGAGCCACAGCCGCCTCAGGAAACGCAAGTTCTACCTGTGGCTGCTGTGCCTCATGCTcag GTTCCTCCAATGCAGCAGCCGGTGGTTGGTGTGGGTTCCCTCCAGCCTCCAGGTTTTTCTGGGCCCTTAGGCATGCCTCCCCATTCCTTCCCTCCAGGCGTCCCCCCGCCTCACTTCATCCGACCTGGCTTCAACCCCATGCAGATGCCTCCAG GTTTCCACCCCCCAGGTGCCATGCCTCATCATGGTCTTCCACCTCACTCCAAAGGCGGAGTTGAAGACCCCTCTATGGACCCAGCAGGTCTGGGCAACAGGAACAGCGACGAATTCCCGGATGGTCACAACATCTTCAACAACCAGATGGGACCTATGG GTGGACCTCCAGGGGTTCTTCCAGGAATCAACCAACCCCCTTCTGGTGGTCTGCTCGGCGCGCGGCCCGGTATAATGCCACTACAGCGTCCGCCGGTTCCCACTCCACCACACATGCAGCGGTTCCCTCCACCCCACGGCCAGCGACCCCCTCACCCCAACATGCCACATATGCTCCCACAGATGATGCCTAGAGGTCCACACCCTCAAATGATGCACCCTGACGCCCCTCCCCTTAAAGGTGGCTTTGGGATGCTTCTTCCCCCCAATATGAGGCCCCCTTTCCCTCCACACGGGCACGGCCTTCCTCCTCACGGCCCTCCTCCTCATGGTCCTCCTCCTTTCGTTAGACCAGGAGGACCTCGTGGCATGGAGGGGCCGGAAGAAATGGATGGGAGACAATTCAGGGGGGACAGGCCTGGATTCAGGGACAGAGAGCCAGAGAGGGACTGGGAtcgggacagagagagagagagggatcgAGGTTTTGGAGGGGGAAGGCGTCCCTTTGGTgacggagggagaggaggaggaggaggaggaggaggaggaggaggaggaggaggaggagatagaATGGAAGGAAGGGACCGGCTCGGAGGCTGGCAGGAAGACGGAGCAGATCAGCGAGGAGGAGGGGGGTGGGAGAGGGACAGGGACAGAGATCGTGATAGAGACCGCGATCGAGACAGACGGGACTGGAGGGAGAAGCGGAAAAGCCTGGATGGAGACAGGGAGCCAGGGAGGGGGGAAGATGGGGAGAAGGAACGAGGGAGGGCGGAGGGAGGAGACAGAGGGAGGGTAGAAAGAGGGAGAGGAGCTGAAGGAAAAGAAGGGGACAGGCCGAGGCGGCGGGAGAGGACCTCCCGGTGGGACAAGGACGACCGATTGGCCGACCTGGAAAACATGGATAAACAAAGGAACTCTAACAGCACAGAGGAACCTTCTGAGACTCCTGTGGTTACCGTGGAGACCAGTAAAGAACCGAGTGTTGCCGCTTCTGAAAAAAAGGCCGAATCTGAACTTGTATCTCCGTCCTCAGAGGAAACGAAGGCTGCAGCGGAGCCGGTTCCCCTCGAGCCCTCACCTCCGGCTCCCAGTGAGCCCACAGAAGCGGCAGAGGAAGCTGCATCATAG